The sequence CAGGACGATCTCCTCCGCCGTATTACCCCCCATCTTCGATAAGATGTAGCCCATCTTCTCCAGGCCGGACTGGTCCTGCGCTGCCGTGAAGGAGTCGAGCAGCGCCTCGACCGGCCGCTCTCCGGCCTTAATAAGGATATATGCTATATCATCGAGCGTCCTGTGGTCCGCCGCGGGGATGAACGATATGATCTTATCTGCCCTTACAAGGCCTTTTATGCGCGAAAGCATCTCTTTTACGGATGCGCCTATGGCTTCATTGCCTGTCTGCGACGGGCTCAGTTTCTCGGTGAAGAGCTCTAACATCTCCTTCATCACCCCGACATAGGCCGGGCCCGGTATCTCTTTGAAAGAATCCGCCAGTATGCCGCACATCTTCTTGAATTTCACCGGGTCGCTCTCAAGCCACAGTATATTGAGGAGAAGCCTGACCTTCTCTCTCCTCAGGTTCTCTTCCTTCAGGAACTCTTTATACTCGCCCACCAGCACGGAGTACCTCCCGGATGGGCCGGCGCCGCCGTCATCCCTGTCTATCAGGTTCCCTACGGCCAGGTTGTATATCCGGGAGATGAATTCGTTATCCGGATGCGTCTCAAAGAGCTCCTTGACCGAGACCTGAAGCCCGGAGAGCTCATTCTCCCCGAATAATTTCTTCTCGAATAATTTATCCGTGACCATTGACGCTATGCTGTCGGACCTGCCGGTGCCCGATACAAGCTTATTGAAGACCTTCACCATATTCTCGTTTATATTGTCGCCGCTCTGCATCAGCGAAGCTATGAAGTCCGCCACCATATCGTCCGAAAAACCTTTGAAGAGCGTATTGGAGAGGGCCGTTGGATCATCTTTGGAAGGATCACCCTTAAAGAGGCTGGCCACCAGGGCCGGGTCGAGGTTCAGTATGATATCCGACAGCTCTTTATTGGCGGCCTTCGCAGGGGCGCCGGGGTGTTTCTCGAAATATCTGCTCATGCCTGAAAATATATCCTTGATCTCTTCTGCGGTCGCCTTATCGTCAAGCCTCGTAAGCGCGGCCCTGTATATCTTATTCAATACGGAGGCGGCCCCTTTCGGGTCCTTCAGGAACGAATTTATGAATTCGGCCTTTGACTCCGGCAGGAGACCGGTCTTCAGGTCCTTCCCTATCCCGGAGAGCGACTGCCATATGGCCTTCTCATCCATGGCGGAAGATGCCCTGGCGCTCGTCAGGAGCGAACTGTAATCTATCTCCTTTATGGTCATATGGGCCACGGAACCGATGTTCTTCGCTATGCCCCCCTTCGAAGAGATCACCTTCGGGTCGTTCTTTATGAAACCGAAGAACTCCGAAAGCTCTTCTACGCTTATCCCCCTTGCAAAAGAGACGGCTATTATCCCTCTCTTGTGCATATAGCCGGCGACCTTGGCGTAAAAATCGCCGGTCACCTTTACGAATATGCCGTTCAGGAGGATGGCGTCCGGGGTGATGCCCAGATCTATCTTCTCTTCACCGGTAAGCCACATATCGAGCACGTCTTTGAAGAGCTTTACCGCGCCCTTGAACGTGGAATGCTCGGGCGGGTATAACGTGCTGTTAGTCAGGGCGGCGTTAAGGGAATTTATGAGCCGGCCGTACAGCCCGGTCTTCTCTTTTGATAGCTTTTCGTCCATAAGGCCCTTTGTCCTGATAACCGATCAGGTGACGGAAGAGGTGCCGGCGGCGACACCCTCAAACTGGCTGTTGTCCCCGTCCAGCATGAACGTACCGCCGGCCTGTCCGCTCGTCACCGGGTGGCCGTCGATAACCGGGGAAGCGTCCAGATCGACGATAGCGCTCCACCTGTTGCCCTGCTGGTTCCATGTCCCGTCTTTGAATGTTATCGACGCGGATGTCGGCGTCGTTTCGGTAAGGGTCACCGTCCACCCGGCCGATGGCTGCGCGCTCTGCTTGAACGTCCCGGAGATGATCCCCGCCCATATATAATCCGACGACCCGTTGCCGTATAACCGCGTATCCATATTAAATGTCGTGAACTGCTGGCTGCCGGCCGTCTTCGCCATGTTCTCTGCCGCGGATATCTGTGTGATGGGCACGTTGACGAAGGCGGCAAGCTGGGCCGCGTTGAACCCGAGGAACTCCTCCGAAAAATTTTTGTAGGCCACATACCATTCCCCGCCGCCCATCGCCTGCCACGTCATGTCCGGCGTAGCGGTCGGATCGGCTATGCCTACGACATCTCCGTCAAGGATATACCCGCCGGCGAACGTCTCATAATCGCCCGGCTCGCCCATCAGGGTGAAGAACACCCCCCTGAATTCACCCACCAGCTGGTTCGTCTTCTGGCCGGGGACAGGGTCCCTGTCGTCCCACAGGATCCCGTCCATCGTACCGAGCCATGAACAGTCATCGTACTGTTCCCCGCCTACGGCGAGCACCCAGTCATCTGATGTCGTCGAGGTGTAGGTGCCCTGGGCCTGGAGCTGCCATATCCCCCAATCGAGGTCTGGCAGATTGAATGTGACCCCGGATAGCCCCGTATCTGAGCCGGTGGCACCGCATGTTATGTCGCCGCCCGCGTCAAAGCTCCCGACACCCCTGCCGTAAACCGACTTTGTCACGAGAGAGGCGCCATTAAGGTCATAACCCGCCCCCAGGACCTCTCTCTGGTTAAATACGACATCGTCCGATTCCGCCAATAAACTGTTGAATGTCTTCAACACCGGCCAGTACTTACCTTCATATGTGAATGTCATCGTCCCGGCCCATCCTGACGGGTCGCGATAAAGGCATAGGGCCTTGCCTTTCAGGGTCGTCCTGTCGGCATCCGTGGATTTAGAGAGCGAGGCGCCGAGGAACCCCCTGTACTGGCCGTTATTGTCCGTTTTGCACTTGAAGTCATCGCTTACCCAGAAGGCATAAAGCTCCGGGATATAGACATTCCTTGCGACGCCGCCGGTCACCGATCCCTTACCGACCGTGATCCACTGATTGAAGACGCTTACCGAAAGCGAAAAACTCCCGTCCATACCGTTATACGGCAATTCCGGGCTGAAGATGACCGTTGAGCCGTCTACGGCGATCTTTCCCACCAGGCCCGCAAATGTCAGGCTCTCTATATAGGATACCCCGGGTAT comes from Candidatus Omnitrophota bacterium and encodes:
- a CDS encoding HEAT repeat domain-containing protein, translated to MDEKLSKEKTGLYGRLINSLNAALTNSTLYPPEHSTFKGAVKLFKDVLDMWLTGEEKIDLGITPDAILLNGIFVKVTGDFYAKVAGYMHKRGIIAVSFARGISVEELSEFFGFIKNDPKVISSKGGIAKNIGSVAHMTIKEIDYSSLLTSARASSAMDEKAIWQSLSGIGKDLKTGLLPESKAEFINSFLKDPKGAASVLNKIYRAALTRLDDKATAEEIKDIFSGMSRYFEKHPGAPAKAANKELSDIILNLDPALVASLFKGDPSKDDPTALSNTLFKGFSDDMVADFIASLMQSGDNINENMVKVFNKLVSGTGRSDSIASMVTDKLFEKKLFGENELSGLQVSVKELFETHPDNEFISRIYNLAVGNLIDRDDGGAGPSGRYSVLVGEYKEFLKEENLRREKVRLLLNILWLESDPVKFKKMCGILADSFKEIPGPAYVGVMKEMLELFTEKLSPSQTGNEAIGASVKEMLSRIKGLVRADKIISFIPAADHRTLDDIAYILIKAGERPVEALLDSFTAAQDQSGLEKMGYILSKMGGNTAEEIVLRIEKAPPGTPINILNEFCRILRGLDKDRFSAVAKKLITHADARMRLLALEEFCPESAEERKGALELFEKERHPYIKKKVLEALVKTGDGGVIKKLFDILDRGFFKNVLLQDLITLCGDFKVQESLPYLGRILSRRPFFNRRKVNTMRAEAVISLGRIGRAEALEYVKRAANDPNESVRSMCRLVLESDSTVKGKAA
- a CDS encoding FecR family protein; its protein translation is MKMKSILPLCAFLLMPCVAMAGAVPIGKVTAVEGRVDVTRSPDNEAVSLAEGLPIFEGDSVRTKGHSKAELEFTDRSTVKIAPNTRMEIKEFKVAGSAREHAEIHIARGKVLADVSKTGRPDTFMITTPNSKGAVKGTQVLVLYQAERTSALVKDGRLSICNVALPGQVKDIANGEAVMVPFDAPPEAPRPYMESEFMLHEKDTKPTVIKAVSIGKTSAAMSCSITTLVGGVRVLKKGASDWHYAKPDETLGEGDRIETSEDGKATLLLDNGNLLHIQPGSRIALATLKRDPKTGEFDNTFESDMGKVKAVVEKLGKNSNFRIKTPTAMCGVRGTVMFLTISPAATQAFYEGGGGIVTNTISGDTQFVGSGQNTVSSNTGAVAAPAMTSNEARTSLNASFDYGVVHDGYTAPANDAGATGEGGKHAIGLNKDGGGHAKGEGKGGPGAFQVPPALIPITEANRPHPIPGVSYIESLTFAGLVGKIAVDGSTVIFSPELPYNGMDGSFSLSVSVFNQWITVGKGSVTGGVARNVYIPELYAFWVSDDFKCKTDNNGQYRGFLGASLSKSTDADRTTLKGKALCLYRDPSGWAGTMTFTYEGKYWPVLKTFNSLLAESDDVVFNQREVLGAGYDLNGASLVTKSVYGRGVGSFDAGGDITCGATGSDTGLSGVTFNLPDLDWGIWQLQAQGTYTSTTSDDWVLAVGGEQYDDCSWLGTMDGILWDDRDPVPGQKTNQLVGEFRGVFFTLMGEPGDYETFAGGYILDGDVVGIADPTATPDMTWQAMGGGEWYVAYKNFSEEFLGFNAAQLAAFVNVPITQISAAENMAKTAGSQQFTTFNMDTRLYGNGSSDYIWAGIISGTFKQSAQPSAGWTVTLTETTPTSASITFKDGTWNQQGNRWSAIVDLDASPVIDGHPVTSGQAGGTFMLDGDNSQFEGVAAGTSSVT